The genomic interval ggtacttagtatataacaTTCTTTAAACTAGGAGGAAGTGGGTAATCGTTAGGCCCCTTTACTTAgctactatagctattaataaatccgttagttctatataattactaagtatactttatatcgtcgtacgctatttatatacgttaaaatagattagtcgctttatttactacttattaaaatttagttAAGAaagagcttaaaaaaaaagtctttaagtagcgcttagtaacttaattttataaatagatctctataaataagttagtaaatataccgagtttattaataatattaaattatcttAGTCTAccgtacttatttttaaataagtaaatagtcttttgctccttataaatcttttataacctttattactaacctattacttctttatataagtctttataactaaataagtaagtatttcctATAGCGTAATTAGGATATTAAATCTATcgtcttattatagctactttagaaactataaagggatattaatagttaaagcCCCTGAaagatattctatataactatataataaagccttatttacgGCTAATACGGAATAAGGCTAGATCGTCTAagtatatttcttaaaaattaatactatacttaatttattgAAAAGATAGTAtgtataagtttaataaatactccggAATAGTAgtactctctatttatattaaagcctaggtaataaaattaaaaaagattaagaaaagaaaaccgAATATAAAGGTAAAGGtatctttataagtaattaataaagtcgtCCCTACTACTCTCGGCCGTTTAACTtggggtaatataaaaagtaaaaagtaagttctctattatattacgatttattaaattgataaagtaataaaaattaagggatagagctatatccttacgggtatatataagtaacctagAATAGTAGCATTACCtctaataactatagttatattaagtctTCCGTATTctagtaatatttactaaaataaatagtatacgcaaatatttctagcccttattataatatctacctccttctatagtaattaggATTAACTCGATCTAAGGCTAAtcctaaattttataattatataatcggTTAGGCcgaggctattaataaagttcgttaatagttctataactaaaatatacctaagttaataaggcgtaaataatatagtttaaccgACTTagtagggctattattaaactattaaggTCTCTTTcttcttaattatttaaagttctttactaaattattattaaaaacccttTTAGagtcgttaagtattatagccTAAATCGGTTCTATATCTAGGGATTTTATaccgttatattatttagtaagatTATCGAGCTATataatcgttataatcttaatagcaaagttattactaaatcgatcttaatatatttaattctgcgattataagtatatctcctttttaatcgtttaagctttatattagcCCGAAATTGCGTCTTTTTAAGAGGCCTCTTAGCCTATCCGTCTAGGATATATAGCTAGCATAAATATctagtataaatatctagtatatatacctagaatatatacttaaaataaacatCCGGTATAAACATCCGGCATAAATATCTAGTATATATACACACCTAAAATAAACATCTAGTATAAATATCcggtatatatatttagtatatatacttagaatatatacttagaatatatacctaaaataaatatccGGTATAAATATCcggtatatatatttagtaaatatacttagaatatatacttagaatatataattagaacaTATACTTAGAACATATACTTAAGATAAATATTTGGTATAAATATCCGgtataaatatttagaatataaaatattttattagactacgtattaaggtattataaagtaaagcACGAGTTATAACGaagttatacttttttattttatggCGACGTattgcttatataatataataaatatttctttttattactatacgttACGTCTTATATCTAAACCTAACCCTAGgggttattaagaactatatattataattcgaACCTACTCTAGAAATATAAATCTTATAGATCTATATTTAAGGTATAcgtctaggttcttatttttattagatattttaggtatagattatatagcaaattatttagtaaatatcgaTTTAGACGAATaactaaagctatataatagcgcttaatatagttaaattctaATATAAAGGGGCGAActaaaaagttaattaagtaagctataatactactatcctatatttcttatatctatataactactatttactaaaaaaatataattactcccGTTCTAAACGATtccgttataatattagttaactagaagtgggtacttcttaagtaaGAATAGGATAGTTcgaaaatataatagtattaaaccCCGCACGAAACTTTTAACTCGAGCCTTATTTCCTTAAATAGtcgtattaaaaactaagtattcttctttttataagattccctcctttataatcttaaaaataactcggcgttaattctttttataatttactatggtatttatactctttattactattatctaAGTTCGTAACTcccttaaattatattaccgattatttatattatttttataactatttaaaaatataatagtaattacttttacttcgttatagctttaataataaaataccgcGGATAATATCGAGTCCGTATCcgaaataaaaagtaacttatagaaaaaagctatataaatagttctaagtagaaataagttagttattaactctctttttaaaactagttattagtttataatattaagaaaaagaaactctttatttctcttataagcctcttaaatagactataaatatacgttaagtttaggtcttttattactaataacgaatagttatagcgtactacgttttaaataaaggtctatatcctaaataggctaagatATCCGacgttatatattaagataagACTCCGTATATAGGACTATATTCTAttctaaataaagtaatttaagaactataattttattagtcttgaaatataaacgagaagctaaaactataaattagGGGAGTATATTAggattcgttattatattttagaaatattatattataaaaagctatatttaatattatttagtatcgaATTAAAGTTCTAGCTCGATAACGCggactttaaatattaagttagacGCTTAGATAGGATAGCGgttatcttttattataagttatttaaaactgGCCCGGaaggtattatataggctattatattaaagaagcgaaataaataactttatatagctcgtatattctttaaaatacctaaaatatttaaagaatatCGATAGCAAAAGGACTAcgatatttaaattataaagattttactaaaagaatttCCGTTTAGTTTAGTTAAAGTTCTTAAACGCTTAACCGctggtaataatattatagagatcttatttatttttaataaagaatctAGGATACTTAAGCTCTAagaactatactatatttatattaattttaactaagttagactTAACTCTTTTAacgatatatagctaaatattataaattagtcctaaataattaataatttcctaagCTTATCGTTAGTTAGGTCTAGGaaagaagtaaataaaatataaaccttattatattataggcttataaatttataaaaactccCCGTCGATATACCCGATCGGATGCCCATAATACCTATTAGTTTCTTAAATACGCCgcggaattataaataattagtaatctacCTTACGCCCCtcttctaattaaaaaataagaggtcttttaaataatagacctattatatttattaattctttttatactatagtattttaaaaaaggtatcgctctctataaatactttattaataataaagggatcgtctattataataaaaatataatatctaagtaATCTTAGATTTAATCTTATACTTActcttttactttatatacgcACCTATGCCGCTATACGTAATTCTAAAGGACGATAAGGAgccgtatatagtattactataggactattaaaaaaaaaccttactaactatatctctttatattttatttagtaagttaattagtaaatatttatagtcGTCTAGTTATACGAATCTAACTTtggattttaaatatttaactaaggatAGGGCTATTTTAAGATGGtgttagtaactagtaataattaacgctaatataagtacgaattagtaagtaaaagccgttttatttttctattaaaataagaaatcgcttcgagactttttaatatcgggctatataatactatctactttatattctaagttattttcaacgttttaaaatagctatttaaaaatctccgctatatttatttttagatATCCTTAGAAGCTAGGATACTAGTCCTATACTTAGGCCGGCGTTATCCCTAGCCGTATAATAAAGgtcttactttataatttagtacccTATATATAAGATCTAGATCTAGTTCTTTTAAAAGTCGGCTTTACTATAGGATTaggataaaaaagaaaaacccTTCTCgtccttataaaaatagcttagtctcttagtataaagtatagtataatatatatatatatatatagtttattacgccctagctaagctattaaggagtataatataatataaatagtaaaatcgGATTTAGTTTCCGttttagaattattttatatatagatatatatagATCCCTTTACTAACgggatatatactaagacctgttaagtatatttattatttaacctctataataaaactagaattacttttttattatattcttagtttagacatatattacgtattatagaggctatatttattattaccgtttataaatattagattatataatataggtcttatatacgaatatagtattaaagtaatttctaactttagctactaaagttattaaaaaggtattattagagccttattatataccttattaataaacggatctattaatatctatacgcaaattaattattacccataaaaaaggtatagttttatatatatatcgcttcctctcttataaatattcttaatattcgAGAAGCCGAAACCTACTATAATAGGTCTCTATAAACCtctagtaatagttatagtaactagtttataaatagaaatataagttaaaatagcgaACGATAGTACGAATAGTAACGCAtaattaagaactactttAAAGTATCTATAaccggcttttataatatttatttttatatatttaatcgtagttatatatatatagttagaacGACTATAGGCCtagcctatataagttaagtttaaatagataaagtatattactaagaggatataatatataattaatattataatcgttttcgctttttattaaaaaaaagctaggcTAGCGACGACTCTTACCTCTACGTAGTACTAACTAGgaacttataaataccttttagCCCGGGGTATTTATAGAGCGAAAAAGAGTTAACGCTAactagcgtttatttattagtttaggTAATAGGTACGTATAGGGCTCCTAAGCCctactatttataagctataagggAATACTATAAAACCTACCCaatttataactacgaaaTCGagcctataaataatagatatatagtttataaaataggatacCCTTAGGGTACTTTtaggctattttattaataagaactaagctatattaagaaGCGAGAAGATAAAAGcgtataataaaaccgggggaattaagaataatataagtaatataatataactaatcctatttataaaaaacaaCGAGGTACCTCGGTTAGTTAGAGGGATAATAccgtattacttagttatcttagtaatagagaggatataaataaaggcccttttataaaacacggttagctttataaaagagattttatatagtaatataaaatagatttaataatttgCGGGgcgtagtatataatagaAGTAACAGAAGGCTAGATTAGTAAATCGTAAATACgacgctttttatatagctcgagAGGACGGATGCGTATATcggtctattataaaaacgggactttttaaagtagctATTAAGGATAGAACCTATAGggagattattaaagttagcttaaaaagtaaattagtattaacttataaactaatagtaCCCCGCGAAAGAAGCGGAATTAAATTTATAGGGATATAAAGTAGagggtttatataaatagacgcgCTATGCCTTTacgaagtatttttaatataaattaatacttagctatagtaaaagaaagTACGAGACTAAGTAAGATATCATAAAAACGACTTACTAAAGCCTACTTAACGGTACTTAGGAttgctttataaagtatataataaaaatataaagcttTACCCGATAATATAggagtatttttaaaaaagactaacatagctttattaagaaGGTATACGCgcgagctatataataagctctcttaaaaaaagcttagtaTCTTAGCGTAAACGGAAACTTAGAGAGAAAacctattatacttttttagagAAAAGAGCGCGTCcgatcttaataattagttactaaacgtagatattattaaaagaattattaagtttactATAAGTACGTAGAGGCTAGATGCATAGATTAACTAGTAGCGaaactatatataacctatattaACATACTAACTGACAATAACCCCTACGTACccttatactattaataataggactAGCTTTGGCCGCTAATAATAGGACgctaaatactttaggagataactttaaaatagcctattactaatactacgagtaactataatattagtatataaaataaaaaataatatatacggaGGTAAATAAAACTGATATAGGCTTCTAGGAGGCAAGGATATAAACGAAagtaaagaatatataaataataacacGAGTCCTAAATAGCTTAGCCGGGgcgtaataaactatatatatatatatatagtactatattatttatatatctattaCGGatcgtataaataagttttaattcggcgtatatataatatattataagcctagcgaACTAGACTATAAGCCTTTAAGAAGCTAAATAGGATTTAACGATGTATAAATATCTTcctctattactatagttatatataaagttaataatattaaaatttatatattaacgaGTTTACGatccttataaaaagtttatattcttatgAATAGGtctatataatagccttctactaattacttatttttattttactttttatagtacgcctcgatatatatttattataaagagatctagcgatataactatagtaactacgatacctttatatagttaataagtttacccTAGGgatactatacttagtaaaccgtatataaagattattcgagttttaattaaaagaattagtaataaatgcGCTATTGCGGCTAGCTATCCTAAGATAGAGCGAGCGTTTTATaaaggcttttttatagacgtatattactctaaataaaaatattattttattatttctagttaGATATTAAGCTACTATAGAGTAGATAgtcttaatattagctacgatattaaaaaacgctatattagttaaaaagcttattctttaatataaatcgcTTTATATAagtcctttttcttttttaatattattattctccTTATTAGAGTTGTAGAGGAGGAAGGtcgatatatatttttataaaagcctctatttataaagcgttttacttaataaagcgatttttaaaagtaagaatactaaataaagctttaaacttataatacgtataaacggaccctttataataaatattaattacggcaTATTTAAGACCTAtacgttataagtatatatatactattttctatttattataagtaataggtaaataaacgtattataagagctatatcttattatttaaaaaagaaaaacccCTATTGAGCgtgttaaataagtattattttttaacttaaataataaaaaggtcttAGTTACGTTTCTAAGTAAACTAGCCGCAAagggttttttaataatacttaataattcgtataaatagggtatatatatatagagaaGCCCTATTCgggttataaaaagctagatctagATTTTATAGAGAGGGTATTAAGGAAGTAGGATTCTcgttatatagctagggataactctagttttaatataaatacggtatagattttaaattataaataacttagaatatagggtatttaataatattaacagtatataataagagagtaTAGCTAGAACTGACGTTTAGTAAGAGCTAAAATcggatattataaataggctaattaataagcgagatccttattttaatactaaaaacgatttataataaaaaagtagtagtaccTTTTTAGCTTAATTCCTAAATCTCGACCTCTAGGTATATAAGTAAGAGTTagaaactaaatatataagaagaaggcctctcggtatatataaaggcccttaattacgtttttaaaaatatataattccGGCTTATAAACGTCGATAcgggttattaaaaagagcccgGTATAAACTCTATAAAAacgatataataatatatataagcgtattattacttactaaagGTTTTTATAGTAGAAAGTTAGGCGTATTTCTAAAAAACAATTTCCggatactaaataattataatattaattatatatacgctatattatttcctttttataatatattttatttacctAGACTTAACCCACATAATCTAggcttaatatttttttattcataaattattataatctatattaaaagaatatagctattataaaaaccgatTATAGATATTTTCGAGGAGCTCTTAATTACGCGCTACTATTcgtactattatttattatcttaacttatatttttatttataaattagttactatagctattactagaGGTCTACAGaggcttattatactagttttcggctttttaaatattaaaaatatttacgaGAGACggagtaatatatatataatactatataataaaggccTATTTAGGTTCTATTGGTCTTACGAGGGCTAGGCGTCTAAAGCCGAcgtaaatactatttatatgtttagtattattatttacttaaacCGGCgctataagctctttttagattacttaatatcctaaacttatttttaacttatgtTTAGAAAAGCTAGAGACTACTTGTTAAACAcggtactatttatatagaggataaacgagatactttttttataactaagagaAGTACCGTAGTGCCTAAATAGTAGAACTTAAAACCTTCTTTGAACGAGATGGTTAACTCTGGATCTGTAACGTATGTATGAGATGCTTATTGGAACACCTGGCCTTGCCAGATGAGTCCCTCGTCAATTAGTTTGTTGGCGTCTTCTGCCCTTGAGAGCTCCACGACCACTAATGATGCCGTCTTTTTGCTGGCTGATTGGGTCAGCCAGCCTACGTATTTGATATCCGCTCTGGGGATGAATGCTTTGTTGTCCTGCAGCAGGTCGTCTCTGATTTCTGTAAAGCGATCTATGTTCATGGAGCTGGTTCTGATGCCGTGCGCCAGCACTCCGTAGGTTGGGATCCTCACGGCGGCCCCGTTGCCGATGTGGTTTTCCCAGTCCTTGGCAAACTGCCGGAGGGCCTCTATGTCTTTTGTCGTTGCTGTCTTGACGCTCAAGTCGCCGCTCTTGAGTTGATTGGCGGACACGGTCTTGAGCTTGCGGATGTGCTCGTTGCTGCTTTGTTCGATGGCGCGGTCTACGTGCGCCTTGAGGCTACGGGGGTTCATAGCTCCTATGCTGgcaatagtaatagggtCTCGAATGTTCACTATGATTTCACGCAGAATCTGGGTCTGGGACGCTCTCTGGTTACAGGGGTTATGCATGCTCTCTATAAGTCCTCCTCGGGCGGCTACGCTAGCATATAACTACACGGTGTTCCCCTAATTCATCGGCTCTAGTGCTTTAATATCCTTTATAACCTTAACCGCCAGCTCGCTAGCTTTCTAAGCCTCCTTGGTAGCCGCGCTAGCTGCGCGTGTTATGTTAGTATTTTCTTTTAGCTCGGCCGTATtctactatatagtaatcCTAATGGTTCTTAATTCGTAAATATTACTCTCGTAGGCTGTCTTGTTTTTTATACGTAgattcttaatagcttagtagAGGTGTCTAAGCTCGGGTAATTTTTgtaatttagttagtaggGAGATAGTAGTAATGAGAGTAAGTCTTACGGCTTTCGGGTTAAGGGGGTGTTTATTTGCGGTGTCGATTGATTTAAGTGCTGTCTAAAGGTGTCTGCTAAGTTGAGTAGCGTGCTCTCGATAGTGCGTTAGCCATGTTTGCTCCTGGGGCCATGGGGTTGCTATGGTGCCTACGTTGTTATGGGCTTTGCGACGAGCACACGGCTATCTAATTAACCTTTCGGAGTGTATTGTGGCGCTGTTTTTTGCTCCGATCTTAAAAATTTCGTTCTCGCTGTTGTTAATGTTTTtcatcttatttagtacgctaTATATGCAGAAGGATAGGAACATAGGGTGACTCCTACGGAACGGAAGAACTATGGGCAAGTCACGTGTAGATAAGGAATAGTGATCGCgcaataaggtaattactatagttacTCTAAGTGAGCGCTTACTAGTATCCACTaagcgattacttaataaataaggtaattactaataaaggatatatttaggatcgggacttatatatagtatagcctTGAGCCGGGCTTAAGGATAGACCTTCTATAacttctttagtaattaacttagtattagaactTACGATCAtttttagttacttttactaagaaccccttttaacgagactataattaattactaaagccttacttactttctaacttataaatatagctttagggaagctatttataactacgatactatttacttagtactcgtaaCCTTAACTTctgctaatatacttactacgactaGCTAGCCGTAATACTAAGCCTTTATCGCTTTTagaaagaagtataatttttttttaagctaattagaGGTAGAGAATGTCATGCGTCCCTAAGAGCCATGCGTCCGTATTAATTCGTTATACGTCCTTATTAATTCCCTAAAGAATATTCTgattttaaaaaacgatttagaaaaaaattaaattaaagtaatagcgGGAACTAAGgataaataaaatacgtagtagttataaggtataatttaaagaataatataaagagacgACGTATTATAGAGTAAGTAGCCTTAGCTTACGGCCCTCTAtgctatataccctttaggaGGTCCGTAGTAAGGGCCTAGATCCTTCTGCTATGACGTTAAATACAACAATAACAACaacaataataataataataacagtacgagctttattaatagtcggcATAGCTGGCTAAATATCTCAGGTATATTAGGTTTAccactctttataatatcattcttaatatattcctatttatataggttTAGACACGATATATATTCTATCTCATAACTCACTAGAGCGTATACTACGATCTCCCTCGGTCTTTAGAATAGCCATACTTTCGTGCTACTCTGGGCGAGATCGAGGGGCCCTTTGCGCCccttaaaaaaggctagtcTTATCTTCTGGACCTTTTTAAGGACCCGAATAGCACCGTTTATATAACAAATGGCATTATAAAGGGTTTCTTAACATTTCTCTTAGCCCTTAAAGTCGTTATCTGCGCTTagttattctttattatccgTATATCTATATGGGTAATCAAAGGAGCCCCTACTAAAGACGTAAGAAGCGATAAGGATAtcgacgaggaagaagaggaaaagtttaaatacgaaGAGATGGAAGCGGTCGCGGAGGAAGTGGACGTAGAGTCTATTGACTTGACGTCGTGGGAACACTCCAATGACAGGCCGTCCAGCAACAGAGCGAGCGGCGTCAGAGCTCTCAGCGGCCGGAGGGGGATCCTCAACCGAATCGGGTGTGAGAAGCAGATAGATTAATAGCTATGGGTACTTAACTGTTGACGGTCTCATTTTGACGATCAATCTCGATAAGTACGTAACTCGATCAATTTCAACCTCTATTTTGGGATGTCTTGCCCGCAATTCTTGTTTTGTTTAGACAGTCAGCCGCATCTTACCAGATGACATGTCGAACCAGTAGACAAATTTACCATTATGACTGAATCCAGTAACCCAGATCCGCCCACAGCTTACACCTATCTCCTCTTCCCCCTTCCCAAGACAAGCCATCGACAACTCGGAAGTCAGCTTTCCCACTCTCAGGACTTGTCAAGTTCAGGTTCAGCATGGCGTGCGTCGAGCTATTCAGTCGCGTGTTCATCGACCCCCACGGCAGCCACTGGGACTTTTGCGCCGCAGAGACATCTTCACCGACTTGACTGACTGCCCGCGCGACATCTTCGGCCAGAGTGGGGTCTCCGTCGATCACGAACCGACCCCACATGCTCTGGAACGCGATTCTAAACCCGACGCTCTCGTCGGCGCCGTCAGTGTCGTTAGTTCCTTGCACGTCTTTCATGAGAACGTCTAGGTCATCATCGTGGAAAGACGGCGGTGGCGAATACTGGTAACGCCATGCCTGTTTCCCTCCACCCGCAGTGTCACTGTTGAGGGCAAAAGCGTCCGCGAGCCACATGGCGGGGCAGACGAATGTGACCTCCGCGTAGAGGTTGTACGCCGCCTGTAGCCATCCTGA from Colletotrichum lupini chromosome 2, complete sequence carries:
- a CDS encoding TLC domain-containing protein, producing MEAVAEEVDVESIDLTSWEHSNDRPSSNRASGVRALSGRRGILNRIGLRNSINFNLYFGMSCPQFLFCLDSQPHLTR